In Pseudoxanthobacter soli DSM 19599, a single window of DNA contains:
- a CDS encoding L,D-transpeptidase, with translation MGSSLIKAALGGTKARTDAEPAGFSMTRRTLIIGAPFALAACTTIPTPAPTFAWQSQTPEQMYGPLKDGDITIPPVNLKKIDPQFYRQVVAYSGKEKPGTIIVDPAAHFLYQVQPGGWAVRYGIGVGRAGFAWHGDAIIRFKNAWPKWTPPAEMIDREPRLEKYRKGMPGGLDNPLGARALYLYQGWQDTLYRIHGTNKPETIGHSVSSGCIRMINQDVVDLYSRVPVGTHVVVLGDAVPTSQAKAEATPKTKTPAAKPAAAAPAKT, from the coding sequence ATGGGTTCCTCGCTCATCAAAGCCGCCCTTGGCGGCACCAAAGCCCGCACGGACGCCGAGCCCGCCGGCTTCTCGATGACCCGGCGCACGCTGATCATCGGCGCCCCGTTCGCGCTCGCCGCCTGCACGACGATCCCGACCCCCGCCCCGACCTTCGCGTGGCAGAGCCAGACGCCCGAGCAGATGTACGGTCCGCTCAAGGACGGCGACATCACGATTCCGCCGGTCAACCTGAAGAAGATCGACCCGCAGTTCTACCGGCAGGTGGTGGCCTATTCCGGCAAGGAGAAGCCCGGCACGATCATCGTCGATCCGGCCGCGCATTTCCTCTACCAGGTCCAGCCGGGCGGCTGGGCGGTGCGCTACGGCATCGGCGTCGGCCGCGCGGGCTTCGCCTGGCACGGCGATGCCATCATCCGCTTCAAGAACGCCTGGCCGAAGTGGACGCCCCCGGCGGAAATGATCGACCGCGAGCCGCGGCTCGAAAAGTACCGCAAGGGCATGCCCGGCGGCCTCGACAACCCGCTCGGCGCCCGCGCGCTCTATCTCTACCAGGGCTGGCAGGACACGCTCTACCGCATCCACGGCACCAACAAGCCGGAGACCATCGGCCATTCGGTGTCGTCCGGCTGCATCCGCATGATCAATCAGGACGTGGTCGACCTCTATTCCCGCGTGCCCGTCGGCACCCACGTCGTCGTTCTCGGCGACGCGGTTCCGACATCGCAGGCGAAGGCCGAGGCCACCCCCAAGACCAAAACCCCGGCGGCGAAGCCGGCCGCGGCTGCGCCGGCCAAGACCTGA
- a CDS encoding exopolysaccharide biosynthesis protein, which yields MPSEPVDPEEQAESVPPPRTDGAPRRLSDLLDAVASAPVERLTLREIAVMMGDRAFAAIMFVFGFLNAIPTGLPGISSVLGAPLLFVTFQLMLGRSTLWLPGVIADRSISTADFAAINKRVRPWIMRAERLLRPRILFLTGRAADRLIGFICFLLSVLIFLPIPLGNALPGAAVALFALALFERDGIAMLSGLATAIGSIVIVSGVLYAIIKGTLLLIAYLFQL from the coding sequence TTGCCCTCCGAACCGGTCGATCCCGAGGAACAGGCCGAATCTGTTCCGCCGCCCCGCACGGACGGGGCGCCGCGCCGCCTGTCGGATCTGCTCGACGCCGTCGCCAGCGCTCCGGTGGAGCGGCTGACGCTGCGCGAGATCGCCGTGATGATGGGCGACCGCGCGTTCGCCGCGATCATGTTCGTGTTCGGCTTCCTCAACGCCATCCCGACCGGACTGCCGGGCATTTCGAGCGTGCTGGGCGCGCCGCTGCTGTTCGTGACCTTCCAGCTGATGCTCGGCCGCTCGACGCTTTGGCTTCCTGGCGTGATCGCCGACCGGTCGATCTCCACGGCCGATTTCGCCGCCATCAACAAGCGCGTGCGGCCCTGGATCATGAGGGCCGAACGGCTGTTGCGGCCCCGCATTCTGTTCCTGACGGGGCGGGCGGCCGACCGGCTCATCGGCTTCATCTGCTTCCTGCTGTCGGTGCTGATCTTCCTGCCGATTCCGCTCGGCAACGCGCTTCCCGGCGCCGCGGTGGCTTTGTTCGCGCTCGCGCTGTTCGAGCGCGACGGCATCGCCATGCTGTCCGGCCTTGCCACGGCGATCGGATCGATCGTGATCGTCTCCGGCGTGCTCTACGCGATCATCAAGGGCACGCTGCTGCTCATCGCCTATCTTTTCCAGTTGTGA
- a CDS encoding anthranilate synthase component II, translated as MTANRIGAGARSSRPRILIVDNYDSFVFNIARYFTELGAHALVVRNDTVTVDEIANDLPDAIVLSPGPCTPDEAGISLDVVARLSGRVPILGICLGHQAIGQAFGGRVVRARRPLHGQSAPIRHHGGGLFSGLPSPLAVGRYHSLIVDLPAGSPLTVTARSSEDEIMALAHHSHPTFGVQFHPESIVTEHGYDLLANFLRHVPFNPAPPGA; from the coding sequence ATGACGGCAAACCGCATCGGCGCCGGCGCCCGATCCTCCAGGCCTCGCATCCTCATCGTCGACAACTACGATTCGTTCGTCTTCAACATCGCGCGCTATTTCACCGAGCTCGGCGCGCACGCGCTCGTGGTGCGAAACGATACCGTGACGGTCGACGAGATCGCGAACGATCTGCCCGACGCCATCGTGCTTTCGCCCGGGCCCTGCACCCCCGACGAGGCGGGGATTTCGCTCGACGTCGTCGCGCGGCTGAGCGGGCGTGTGCCGATCCTCGGCATCTGCCTCGGCCATCAGGCCATCGGCCAGGCGTTCGGCGGCCGTGTCGTGCGTGCGCGGCGGCCGCTCCACGGCCAGTCCGCCCCGATCCGGCACCACGGCGGCGGGCTGTTCAGCGGCCTGCCGTCGCCGCTCGCCGTCGGCCGCTATCATTCCCTGATCGTGGACCTGCCGGCGGGCTCTCCCCTCACGGTGACCGCGCGCTCGTCGGAAGACGAGATCATGGCGCTGGCCCATCATTCCCATCCGACGTTCGGGGTGCAGTTCCATCCGGAATCGATCGTGACCGAGCACGGCTACGACCTCCTCGCCAATTTTCTCCGCCATGTTCCGTTCAACCCGGCGCCCCCCGGCGCATAG
- a CDS encoding DUF1153 domain-containing protein, whose product MTDQVRPRVRYVIGPDGSPLTVADLPPGNTQRWVIRRKAEVVAAVRGGLLSLEEACRRYTLTVDEFLSWQALIDRHGLAGLRATRIQEYRG is encoded by the coding sequence ATGACCGATCAGGTTCGACCCCGCGTGCGTTATGTCATTGGTCCGGACGGAAGTCCGTTGACGGTTGCCGATCTGCCTCCCGGGAACACCCAACGCTGGGTGATCCGGCGCAAGGCAGAAGTCGTTGCGGCCGTTCGCGGCGGACTCTTGTCCCTCGAAGAGGCATGCCGCCGCTATACTTTAACCGTCGATGAATTCCTGTCCTGGCAGGCCTTGATCGACCGTCACGGCCTCGCCGGACTGCGCGCCACGCGCATCCAGGAATATCGCGGCTAG
- the pabB gene encoding aminodeoxychorismate synthase component I, which translates to MNSLVTDLGPLDPVETLLRFQDQPGLSFLDSAMAHPELGRFSFVSADPFAEIAVRDGRLFLDGIARPGHPLDALGAVLAPFRTDTLPGLPPFQGGALGFFSYEFGHCLERLPEPTVGAGSVPQAAFHLFDWTIAFDHRADRAWLISTGFPDSGPACADRAATRRDAVLSRLRAPLPVRPTAPRLPWRADTGRDAHEAAVARTIELVLAGDIFQANIARRFSAPLPTGFPPLAFYLDLRARNPATFAAYLDFAPVFVASSSPERFLKLAGRQVETRPIKGTAPRASDPDEDAAAAAALAASVKDRAENVMIVDLMRNDLSRVAEPGSVAVPVLCGVESYAGLHHLVSVVRATLSPDRDGLNLVAAAFPGGSITGAPKVRAMEIIGALEGRARGVYCGSIGYLGFDGAMDLNIAIRTVTFADGEASFQTGGGITALSDPAAEFAETLTKASRMLAQADLAGIGAP; encoded by the coding sequence TTGAACTCCCTCGTCACCGACCTTGGCCCCCTCGATCCCGTCGAGACGCTGCTCCGGTTCCAGGACCAGCCGGGGCTGTCGTTCCTCGACAGCGCGATGGCGCATCCCGAGCTCGGCCGCTTCTCCTTCGTCTCCGCGGACCCCTTCGCCGAGATCGCCGTGCGCGACGGCCGCCTCTTTCTCGACGGCATCGCGCGGCCGGGCCATCCGCTCGACGCCCTGGGCGCCGTGCTGGCGCCCTTCCGCACCGATACCCTTCCCGGCCTGCCGCCGTTCCAGGGCGGTGCGCTCGGATTCTTTTCCTATGAGTTCGGCCATTGCCTCGAACGGCTGCCGGAACCCACCGTCGGCGCCGGTTCGGTGCCGCAGGCAGCCTTCCATCTGTTCGACTGGACCATCGCGTTCGACCATCGGGCAGACCGGGCCTGGTTGATCTCGACCGGCTTTCCCGATTCCGGGCCAGCGTGCGCCGACCGTGCCGCCACGCGACGCGACGCGGTGCTCTCGCGCCTTCGCGCGCCGTTGCCGGTGCGCCCGACCGCCCCGCGGCTTCCATGGCGCGCCGACACCGGGCGCGATGCTCATGAGGCCGCGGTCGCGCGCACCATCGAACTGGTGCTTGCCGGCGACATCTTCCAGGCCAACATCGCCCGCCGGTTCTCGGCGCCGCTGCCGACGGGCTTTCCGCCGCTGGCGTTCTATCTCGACCTCAGGGCGCGCAATCCCGCGACCTTCGCCGCCTACCTCGATTTCGCCCCGGTGTTCGTCGCCTCCAGCTCGCCGGAACGCTTCCTGAAGCTTGCCGGACGGCAGGTCGAGACCCGGCCTATCAAGGGCACAGCACCGCGCGCTTCCGATCCGGATGAGGACGCCGCGGCGGCAGCCGCCCTCGCCGCCTCGGTCAAGGACCGGGCGGAGAACGTCATGATCGTCGACCTGATGCGCAACGACCTCTCGCGCGTCGCCGAGCCGGGCAGCGTCGCCGTGCCCGTGCTGTGCGGCGTCGAATCCTATGCCGGCCTGCACCATCTGGTTTCGGTGGTCCGCGCGACATTGAGTCCGGACCGCGACGGCCTCAACCTCGTCGCCGCGGCCTTCCCCGGCGGCTCGATCACCGGCGCGCCGAAGGTTCGGGCCATGGAGATCATCGGCGCGCTCGAAGGCCGCGCCCGCGGTGTCTATTGCGGCTCCATCGGCTATCTCGGCTTCGACGGCGCCATGGACCTCAACATCGCGATCCGCACCGTGACGTTCGCGGACGGCGAGGCGAGCTTCCAGACCGGCGGCGGCATCACCGCCCTGTCGGATCCGGCGGCGGAGTTCGCGGAGACGCTGACGAAGGCGAGCCGGATGCTGGCGCAGGCGGATTTGGCCGGGATCGGCGCGCCATGA
- a CDS encoding class I SAM-dependent methyltransferase, translating to MSRSTVAPKRQAARHKHGSTPLTSGGLQSAYATWAPVYDTVFDLPMSRGRNMAVRRLNRLGGRVLEAGVGTGLSLPLYRPDVKVTGIDFSAEMLRRAGERVRRRGLQNIEALIEMDAMELAFEDGSFDCTVGMYLMSAVPDPERVFSELVRVTRPGGTVIVVNHFRSRKGAWAPVERCLSPLSPKLGWDLEMPVERLLGRADVTLVENRLVPPLGLFTLLQFKKH from the coding sequence ATGTCGCGTAGCACGGTTGCACCCAAAAGGCAGGCCGCCCGCCACAAGCATGGGTCGACCCCGCTGACCTCCGGCGGTCTGCAGTCCGCCTATGCGACGTGGGCCCCGGTTTACGACACGGTGTTCGACCTGCCGATGTCGCGGGGCCGCAACATGGCGGTGCGCCGCCTGAACCGGCTCGGCGGCCGAGTGCTGGAAGCCGGCGTCGGCACCGGCCTGTCGCTTCCGCTCTACCGGCCGGACGTGAAGGTCACCGGCATCGACTTCTCGGCCGAGATGCTGCGCCGTGCCGGTGAGCGCGTCCGCCGTCGCGGCCTGCAGAACATCGAGGCGCTGATCGAGATGGACGCGATGGAGCTTGCGTTCGAAGACGGCAGCTTCGATTGCACCGTCGGCATGTACCTGATGAGTGCCGTGCCGGATCCGGAGCGCGTCTTCAGCGAGCTCGTGCGCGTCACCCGCCCGGGCGGCACGGTGATCGTGGTCAATCACTTCCGCTCGCGGAAGGGCGCATGGGCGCCGGTGGAGCGCTGCCTGTCGCCGCTGTCGCCCAAGCTCGGCTGGGACCTCGAGATGCCGGTCGAGCGCCTGCTCGGACGTGCCGACGTGACGCTGGTGGAGAACCGGCTGGTTCCCCCGCTCGGGCTGTTCACCCTGCTCCAGTTCAAGAAGCACTGA
- a CDS encoding MFS transporter → MSLPLFALALASFGIGTTEFVIMGLLPEVAADLGVSIPTAGLLITGYAMGVVVGAPIVAAATNGLPRKATLVGLTGMFILGNFLCAIAPNYWFLMGARVVTAFCHGAYFGIGGVVAAGLVPQNQRARAMALMFAGLTVANILGVPAGTALGQWLGWRSTFWAVVAIGAIATTAVVLWVPKEIPVSRGNLRQEVRVLANTQVLLAMATSVAGSSALFAVFTYIAPLLREVTGVSPHGVTWILVLFGVGITFGNIIGGRLADWKVMPTLIGSFAVLALVFVALVFTSHSLVPMIVTIVIWGVLSFAIVPPLQIRVLDGARGAPNLASSLNQGAFNLGNAAGAWIGGAALSAGVPYDHLPWVGMAMALVALAICLVSRSIDRRNAARPQFAMSLN, encoded by the coding sequence ATGTCGTTGCCGCTTTTCGCCTTGGCTCTCGCATCCTTTGGGATCGGGACGACCGAATTCGTCATCATGGGGCTTCTGCCGGAGGTTGCAGCCGATCTCGGCGTGAGCATCCCCACGGCGGGCCTGCTGATCACCGGCTACGCCATGGGTGTGGTGGTCGGTGCGCCCATCGTCGCGGCGGCGACCAACGGTCTGCCGCGCAAGGCGACGCTGGTCGGCCTGACCGGCATGTTCATCCTCGGCAACTTCCTCTGCGCGATCGCCCCGAACTACTGGTTCCTGATGGGCGCACGGGTGGTGACCGCCTTCTGCCACGGCGCCTATTTCGGCATCGGCGGCGTGGTGGCGGCGGGCCTCGTGCCGCAGAACCAACGCGCGCGGGCGATGGCGCTGATGTTCGCCGGCCTGACGGTCGCCAACATCCTCGGCGTTCCGGCCGGCACCGCGCTCGGCCAGTGGCTCGGCTGGCGCTCGACATTCTGGGCCGTGGTCGCCATCGGCGCCATTGCCACGACGGCGGTCGTGCTCTGGGTGCCGAAAGAAATCCCGGTCTCCCGCGGCAATCTCAGGCAGGAGGTGAGGGTCCTCGCCAATACCCAGGTGCTGCTGGCGATGGCGACGAGCGTGGCGGGATCGTCAGCGCTGTTTGCGGTGTTCACCTACATCGCGCCGCTGCTGCGCGAGGTCACCGGCGTCTCGCCTCATGGCGTCACGTGGATCCTCGTGCTGTTCGGGGTCGGCATCACGTTCGGCAACATCATCGGCGGCCGCCTCGCGGACTGGAAGGTGATGCCGACGCTGATCGGCTCGTTCGCGGTGCTGGCGCTGGTGTTCGTGGCGCTGGTGTTCACCAGCCACTCTCTGGTGCCCATGATCGTCACGATCGTGATCTGGGGCGTGCTGTCCTTCGCCATCGTGCCGCCGCTGCAGATTCGCGTGCTCGACGGTGCGCGCGGCGCCCCGAATCTCGCGTCCAGCCTCAACCAGGGCGCCTTCAATCTCGGCAATGCGGCCGGGGCGTGGATCGGCGGTGCGGCCCTCTCCGCTGGCGTGCCGTACGATCACCTTCCGTGGGTCGGCATGGCGATGGCGCTGGTCGCGCTCGCGATCTGCCTGGTGTCGCGCTCGATCGACCGCCGCAATGCGGCCCGTCCTCAGTTCGCGATGTCGCTTAACTGA
- a CDS encoding heparan-alpha-glucosaminide N-acetyltransferase, with product MSEAMRMRDREARRGAVHTAPDAPGGGRGGRAGSGRIAVIDIARGIALVAMASYHLSFDLSFYGFVSWPVTTGVEWVAYARSIAATFLMLSGFSLVLMTRRGIAPLKIARRVAVVGGAAVLVSLGTWAVVPDDVVRFGILHCIAVTTVLGLAFVRLPPLATLAVAVVVFAIPQFARTPALDSVWLVWLGLAADPPSSMDYVPLLPWFSAVLVGIAAGRFALDRDLLRGLARIEPRSRLLRALGFAGRHSLPVYLIHQPVFFALIELSLLFGATPAVRVSDYRSSCMESCRATGTGEASCTTYCSCTAEGFGRADLWSNLAAARPGSSEQSLVDAIVRECRMRALVPGGQ from the coding sequence ATGAGCGAAGCAATGCGGATGCGGGACCGGGAAGCGCGGCGCGGAGCCGTGCACACCGCGCCGGATGCGCCCGGTGGGGGGCGGGGCGGCCGTGCCGGCTCCGGCCGCATTGCCGTGATCGACATCGCGCGGGGTATCGCGCTCGTCGCCATGGCATCCTACCACCTGTCGTTCGACCTCAGCTTCTACGGCTTCGTGTCGTGGCCGGTCACGACGGGGGTTGAGTGGGTCGCCTACGCCCGCTCGATCGCGGCCACCTTCCTGATGCTCAGCGGCTTCTCCCTGGTGCTGATGACGCGGCGCGGCATCGCACCGTTGAAGATCGCAAGGCGCGTCGCCGTCGTCGGCGGCGCGGCCGTGCTCGTCAGCCTCGGCACCTGGGCGGTCGTTCCGGACGACGTGGTGCGCTTCGGCATCCTGCACTGCATCGCTGTGACCACGGTGCTCGGCCTCGCCTTCGTGCGGCTGCCGCCACTGGCGACGCTCGCCGTCGCCGTCGTCGTGTTCGCGATCCCTCAGTTCGCTCGAACGCCGGCACTCGATTCGGTGTGGCTCGTCTGGCTCGGTCTCGCGGCGGACCCGCCATCTTCGATGGACTACGTTCCGCTGCTGCCCTGGTTCTCCGCGGTGCTCGTCGGCATCGCCGCCGGCCGCTTCGCGCTCGACCGCGATCTCCTGCGCGGCCTCGCCCGCATCGAGCCGCGCTCGCGTCTCCTGCGCGCTCTCGGCTTTGCGGGGCGTCACAGCCTGCCGGTCTATCTGATCCACCAGCCGGTGTTCTTCGCCCTGATCGAGCTGTCGCTGCTGTTCGGCGCGACGCCCGCGGTGCGGGTCAGCGACTATCGGTCGAGCTGCATGGAAAGCTGCCGTGCGACCGGCACCGGCGAGGCGAGCTGCACCACCTATTGCAGTTGCACCGCGGAGGGATTCGGCCGCGCCGATCTCTGGAGCAACCTCGCTGCCGCGCGGCCGGGGTCGTCGGAGCAATCGCTGGTGGACGCCATCGTGCGCGAATGCCGAATGCGCGCCCTAGTCCCCGGGGGGCAATAA
- the mnmA gene encoding tRNA 2-thiouridine(34) synthase MnmA → MSENAMRIDLDLPGRPQDHRVVVAMSGGVDSSLVAALVKQAGYDVVGVTLQLYDHGEASHRPGACCAGRDIRDARRVAETLGIPHYVLDMEERFRDAVIEGFADSYLAGETPVPCVACNQTVKFSDLLETARDLGATALATGHYVSTRGTPSGRGLFRPADAERDQSYFLFATTRAQLDFVRFPLGEIPKSETRRLARDLGLVVADKPDSQDICFVPTGRYAEMIERLRPGAAEPGEIVHTDGRVLGRHRGIIHFTIGQRRGLGLSIGEPLYVVSLDPESRRVVVGPREALVTRRVPLRDVNWIGDGTLEEAAAAGLEIHARVRSTRDPAPALLHIEDGAVFVDLVGGESGVAPGQACVLYEGPEPRARVLGGGFIARGPHTMNASPEAARSPVPPQDQAAPGSPTLQTSGLHGLRLAG, encoded by the coding sequence ATGTCCGAGAACGCCATGCGGATCGATCTTGACCTTCCGGGTCGCCCACAGGACCACCGTGTCGTCGTCGCCATGTCCGGCGGCGTCGATTCGTCGCTGGTCGCGGCTCTGGTCAAGCAGGCCGGCTACGATGTCGTCGGCGTCACGCTTCAGCTCTACGATCACGGCGAAGCGAGCCATCGGCCGGGCGCGTGCTGCGCCGGGCGCGACATCCGCGATGCGCGCCGCGTCGCCGAGACGCTCGGCATCCCCCACTACGTGCTCGACATGGAGGAGCGGTTCCGCGACGCCGTGATCGAGGGCTTCGCCGACAGCTATCTCGCGGGCGAGACGCCGGTGCCGTGCGTCGCCTGCAACCAAACCGTCAAGTTCTCCGATCTTCTCGAAACCGCCCGCGATCTCGGGGCAACCGCGCTCGCCACGGGCCATTATGTCTCGACCCGCGGCACGCCGTCCGGGCGTGGCCTTTTCAGGCCCGCGGATGCGGAGCGCGATCAAAGCTATTTCCTGTTCGCCACCACCCGCGCGCAGCTCGATTTCGTCCGGTTCCCGCTCGGCGAGATTCCGAAGAGCGAAACGCGGCGGCTCGCGCGCGACCTCGGCCTCGTCGTCGCCGACAAGCCGGACAGTCAGGACATCTGCTTCGTGCCCACCGGCCGGTATGCCGAGATGATCGAGCGGCTGCGCCCCGGTGCCGCCGAGCCGGGTGAGATCGTGCATACCGACGGCCGGGTGCTCGGCCGGCATCGCGGCATCATCCACTTCACCATCGGCCAGCGTCGGGGCCTCGGCCTTTCCATCGGCGAGCCGCTCTATGTGGTCTCGCTCGACCCCGAAAGCCGCCGGGTGGTGGTGGGGCCGCGCGAGGCCCTCGTGACGCGGCGGGTTCCGCTGCGCGACGTCAACTGGATCGGCGACGGCACCCTCGAGGAGGCCGCAGCCGCCGGTCTCGAAATCCACGCCCGCGTCCGCTCCACCCGCGATCCGGCGCCCGCCCTTCTTCACATCGAAGACGGCGCCGTGTTCGTCGATCTGGTGGGAGGCGAGAGCGGTGTTGCGCCGGGGCAGGCCTGCGTGCTCTACGAGGGGCCGGAGCCTCGCGCCCGCGTGCTCGGCGGCGGGTTCATCGCCCGCGGTCCCCACACCATGAACGCCTCGCCCGAGGCCGCCCGCAGCCCCGTTCCTCCCCAAGACCAGGCGGCCCCGGGCTCGCCCACCCTCCAAACGTCCGGGCTCCACGGCCTGCGTCTGGCTGGCTGA
- a CDS encoding hemolysin family protein translates to MPWGQLIVVLGLLLLNAFFAMSELAVVSSRRARLQQMMGDGRRGAAAALKLAEDPTGFLSAVQVGITLVAILSGAYGESAFADPLSHELATIPAIAPHASAIASTIVVFLLAYVSLIVGELVPKRVALTNPERFACVVAGPMTIVAIIGRPIVWLLRRSTEAVLRLIGVREDTESRVTEEEVKTLIAEGTEAGVFQPAEREMIEGVLRVADRSVRSIMVARPDVIWLDVDDPTDAVLDEISTSGHSRYPVAHGDIEAVFGVVHAKDLLEQQRSTGAVDLEAAARPPVFVSDRTPILKLLDQFRSGNVHLVVVVDEHGSFEGIVTPSDILAAIAGILPEEGEADSEAVRRHDGSWLLDGRMAIDDVERTLGLKDMNEDEDFTTLAGFVLNEMRRIPSAGESFVWRGWRFEVVDLDGRRIDKVLASATNDET, encoded by the coding sequence ATGCCCTGGGGTCAACTCATCGTCGTGCTCGGGCTGTTGCTGCTCAACGCCTTCTTCGCGATGTCTGAACTCGCCGTGGTCTCTTCCCGGCGCGCACGTCTTCAGCAGATGATGGGCGACGGGAGGCGCGGCGCGGCCGCGGCCCTCAAGCTCGCCGAGGATCCGACCGGCTTCTTGTCGGCCGTGCAGGTCGGCATCACGCTCGTCGCGATCCTGTCCGGCGCCTATGGCGAATCGGCGTTCGCCGACCCGCTGTCCCACGAACTCGCGACCATCCCGGCAATTGCACCGCACGCGAGCGCGATTGCGTCGACGATCGTGGTTTTCCTGCTGGCCTATGTCTCGCTCATCGTGGGCGAACTCGTCCCGAAGCGGGTCGCGCTGACCAATCCCGAGCGGTTCGCCTGCGTCGTCGCCGGCCCGATGACGATCGTCGCGATTATCGGCCGGCCGATCGTATGGCTGCTGCGCCGCTCGACAGAGGCCGTGCTGCGGCTGATCGGCGTGCGCGAGGACACCGAATCCCGCGTGACGGAAGAAGAGGTCAAGACGCTGATCGCCGAGGGCACCGAGGCGGGCGTGTTCCAGCCGGCCGAACGCGAGATGATCGAGGGTGTGCTGCGCGTCGCCGACCGCTCGGTGCGCTCGATCATGGTGGCGCGCCCGGACGTGATCTGGCTCGATGTCGACGATCCGACCGATGCCGTACTCGACGAGATCAGCACCAGCGGCCATTCGCGCTATCCGGTCGCCCACGGCGACATCGAGGCCGTGTTCGGCGTCGTGCACGCCAAGGACCTCCTGGAACAGCAGCGCAGCACCGGCGCGGTCGATCTCGAGGCGGCGGCCCGGCCTCCCGTGTTCGTGTCCGACCGCACGCCGATCCTCAAGCTCCTCGATCAGTTCCGCTCCGGCAACGTTCATCTCGTCGTCGTCGTCGACGAGCACGGCAGTTTCGAGGGCATCGTCACGCCGTCCGACATCCTGGCCGCCATCGCCGGCATCCTGCCTGAGGAAGGCGAAGCCGATTCGGAGGCCGTGCGACGTCATGACGGTTCGTGGCTGCTCGACGGGCGCATGGCGATCGACGACGTGGAGCGCACGCTCGGCCTCAAGGACATGAACGAGGACGAGGACTTCACCACGCTTGCCGGATTCGTACTGAACGAGATGCGTCGCATTCCCTCCGCCGGCGAGAGTTTCGTCTGGAGAGGCTGGCGGTTCGAGGTGGTCGATCTCGACGGTCGGCGCATCGACAAGGTCCTGGCCAGCGCCACCAACGACGAGACGTGA
- a CDS encoding aminotransferase class IV: protein MIWFDGALHAAPTQPFDLSDRGLTLADGLFETIAVFGGVPFRLADHLARLDAAAAVLGFAAPGVEARQAIDALAGHAEGGRGVIRLTVTRGSGPRGLKPPAEPAPRVFASLAPWSRTMAFVPARLAIAAIRRNETSPVSQLKSLAYLDNVLAFTAAQAAGADDALMLNTAGRPASSTMANLFVVLNGTVLTPPRSEGVLDGIMRGLLLAHGPAAGLDCHEEPVTPEMIAAADEIFLTNSVRLVLPVTTLDGRPLETGPMAEAAFALFQRLIGEECGALL, encoded by the coding sequence ATGATCTGGTTCGACGGCGCGCTCCACGCCGCACCCACCCAACCCTTCGACCTCTCCGACCGCGGCTTGACACTGGCGGACGGCCTGTTCGAGACGATCGCCGTGTTCGGCGGCGTGCCGTTCCGGTTGGCCGATCATCTGGCGCGCCTCGATGCGGCGGCAGCCGTCCTCGGCTTCGCCGCGCCCGGCGTGGAAGCCCGGCAGGCGATCGACGCGCTTGCGGGCCATGCAGAAGGCGGGCGCGGCGTCATCCGGCTCACGGTCACGCGGGGCAGCGGCCCGCGTGGCCTGAAGCCGCCAGCCGAGCCGGCGCCGCGCGTGTTCGCGAGCCTCGCGCCGTGGAGCCGAACGATGGCGTTCGTTCCGGCGCGGCTCGCCATCGCCGCGATCCGCCGCAACGAGACTTCGCCGGTGTCGCAGCTGAAATCGCTCGCCTATCTCGACAATGTGCTGGCCTTCACGGCGGCGCAGGCGGCCGGGGCCGACGACGCGCTGATGCTCAACACCGCCGGGCGGCCGGCCTCGTCCACCATGGCGAACCTGTTCGTGGTCCTGAACGGCACGGTGCTGACGCCGCCGCGCTCGGAAGGGGTTCTCGACGGCATCATGCGCGGCCTCCTGCTCGCACACGGCCCGGCCGCCGGCCTCGACTGCCACGAGGAGCCCGTCACGCCGGAGATGATCGCCGCCGCCGACGAGATTTTCCTCACCAACAGCGTGCGCCTCGTGCTGCCGGTGACGACGCTGGACGGACGCCCGCTCGAAACCGGACCGATGGCGGAAGCCGCGTTCGCGCTGTTCCAGCGCCTGATCGGCGAGGAATGCGGCGCACTGCTCTGA